One genomic region from Nostoc sphaeroides encodes:
- the ndhK gene encoding photosynthetic/respiratory NAD(P)H-quinone oxidoreductase subunit K — MVLNSNLTTQDKERIINPIERTTITQDLSENVILTTVDDLYDWARLSSLWPLLFGTACCFIEFAALIGSRFDFDRFGLIPRSSPRQADLIITAGTITMKMAPQLVRLYEQMPEPKYVIAMGACTITGGMFSVDSPTAVRGVDKLIPVDVYLPGCPPRPEAIIDAIIKLRKKISNESMQERDKIKQTHRYYSTTHNLKPVEQILTGKYLQSETRYAPPKELTEAIGMPIPPALLTEKAQKEEQTRG; from the coding sequence ATGGTCTTGAATTCTAACTTAACAACCCAGGACAAAGAACGAATCATCAACCCCATTGAGCGGACTACAATCACTCAAGACCTTTCAGAAAACGTCATTTTGACGACGGTTGATGATCTCTACGACTGGGCGCGGCTTTCTAGTCTGTGGCCGTTGTTGTTTGGTACTGCTTGCTGCTTTATTGAGTTTGCAGCTTTAATTGGTTCACGATTTGACTTTGACCGTTTTGGGCTAATTCCCCGTTCTAGCCCCCGCCAAGCCGATTTAATTATTACGGCAGGGACTATTACGATGAAGATGGCTCCCCAACTGGTGCGTCTTTATGAACAAATGCCAGAGCCGAAGTATGTAATTGCGATGGGTGCTTGTACAATTACTGGCGGGATGTTCAGCGTTGATTCCCCCACGGCAGTGCGCGGAGTTGATAAACTGATTCCTGTAGATGTGTATTTGCCTGGTTGTCCTCCCCGTCCAGAAGCAATTATCGACGCAATCATTAAGCTGCGAAAGAAAATCTCCAATGAATCGATGCAAGAGCGGGATAAAATTAAGCAAACCCACCGCTACTACAGCACGACTCATAACCTGAAGCCAGTAGAGCAAATCTTAACTGGTAAGTATTTGCAGTCAGAAACTCGCTATGCACCACCGAAGGAATTGACGGAAGCGATTGGTATGCCAATACCACCTGCATTACTGACAGAAAAGGCGCAAAAGGAGGAACAAACCCGTGGCTGA
- a CDS encoding NAD(P)H-quinone oxidoreductase subunit J, with translation MAEEESKPVPAAKEEALVQAGKISQWLTENGFDHEFLAPDKNGVEIIKVAADFLLPTATALYAYGFNYLQFQGGVDLGPGQEFVSVYHLIKVGDNSDRPEEVRVKVFLPRENPVVPSVYWIWKTADWQERESYDMYGIIYEGHPNLKRILMPEDWVGWPLRKDYISPDFYELQDAY, from the coding sequence GTGGCTGAAGAAGAATCTAAACCAGTACCAGCAGCGAAAGAAGAAGCATTGGTACAAGCGGGTAAAATTTCCCAGTGGTTGACGGAAAATGGCTTTGACCATGAGTTTTTAGCACCAGATAAGAATGGTGTAGAGATAATTAAGGTGGCGGCAGATTTCTTGCTTCCTACCGCTACAGCCCTTTATGCTTATGGGTTTAATTATCTCCAGTTTCAAGGTGGTGTTGACCTTGGGCCAGGACAGGAGTTTGTAAGTGTGTATCACTTGATTAAAGTTGGTGATAATAGCGATCGCCCTGAAGAAGTGCGGGTTAAGGTGTTCTTACCACGGGAAAATCCTGTAGTGCCTTCTGTGTACTGGATTTGGAAGACCGCAGATTGGCAAGAGCGCGAGTCTTACGATATGTACGGCATTATCTACGAAGGACACCCAAATCTCAAGCGGATTTTGATGCCGGAAGATTGGGTGGGTTGGCCTTTGCGGAAGGATTACATCTCGCCTGATTTTTATGAGTTGCAGGACGCTTATTAG